From Paenibacillus physcomitrellae, the proteins below share one genomic window:
- a CDS encoding type B 50S ribosomal protein L31: MKEQIHPKFQQVIFFDASANYKFLSASTKSSNETMEWEDGNTYPVIRVDTSSASHPFFTGRQRNNDVGGRVDRFNKKYNLNSK, translated from the coding sequence GTGAAAGAGCAAATTCACCCTAAATTTCAACAGGTGATTTTTTTTGACGCAAGTGCAAACTACAAATTCCTGAGCGCGTCCACGAAATCTTCCAATGAAACTATGGAATGGGAAGATGGCAATACTTATCCGGTAATCCGCGTGGATACTAGCTCCGCATCCCACCCTTTCTTCACAGGCAGACAACGTAACAATGATGTTGGCGGCCGTGTAGATCGCTTCAACAAGAAATACAACCTGAACAGCAAATAA
- a CDS encoding DUF1450 domain-containing protein codes for MANDIRVCDKCKFTRIKSIVPKLQKMAPDAEIKVGCKSYCGPCGKRAFVFINGRYVSAPTEEEVLAKVEPFIKKTVQSS; via the coding sequence ATGGCTAACGACATTCGCGTATGCGATAAATGCAAGTTTACCCGGATCAAATCGATTGTGCCCAAGCTGCAGAAGATGGCCCCTGACGCTGAAATCAAGGTCGGATGCAAATCTTATTGCGGCCCATGCGGCAAGCGCGCCTTTGTTTTTATCAACGGACGTTATGTCAGTGCTCCAACCGAAGAAGAAGTGCTGGCCAAGGTTGAACCGTTTATCAAAAAAACCGTGCAATCGTCCTGA
- a CDS encoding Dabb family protein, translated as MIKHIVLFKLKDNSPESVEKTYAVLNGMKGKVEQLVDLHIGKNIVDTPRSYDLSLEATFRSLEDLQGYQVHPEHKKVIEHISEVRESQSVVDYEF; from the coding sequence TTGATCAAACATATCGTTTTGTTTAAATTGAAAGATAATTCCCCGGAAAGCGTGGAGAAGACGTATGCTGTCCTGAACGGAATGAAGGGCAAGGTCGAGCAGCTGGTTGATCTTCACATCGGTAAAAACATCGTGGACACTCCGCGTTCCTATGATCTCTCATTAGAAGCAACGTTCCGCTCGCTTGAGGACCTTCAAGGCTACCAGGTTCATCCGGAGCACAAGAAGGTTATCGAGCACATCAGCGAAGTCCGTGAGTCGCAGTCGGTGGTCGACTACGAATTTTAA
- a CDS encoding YtxH domain-containing protein gives MGKAGKGFLWGTVIGAVAGSVTALLFAPKPGKELRQDIAETARTAAEKTHAAAEKVGEHSAELYSRIKTAAGHLVQDVQSRLGQEKELEEEVIVSSFEEDADFSADDDFLDETDETLWDEEQAAEAVEK, from the coding sequence ATGGGCAAAGCAGGCAAAGGTTTTCTTTGGGGAACAGTGATTGGAGCGGTAGCCGGATCGGTAACGGCGCTTCTGTTTGCGCCAAAGCCAGGCAAGGAGCTGCGCCAGGACATCGCGGAAACTGCGCGTACTGCGGCTGAGAAGACCCACGCGGCAGCCGAGAAAGTCGGGGAGCACAGCGCTGAGCTTTATTCCCGTATCAAAACGGCTGCCGGGCATCTCGTACAGGACGTCCAATCCCGTTTAGGCCAAGAGAAAGAGCTTGAAGAAGAGGTTATTGTTTCTTCTTTTGAAGAAGATGCGGACTTCTCTGCTGACGATGATTTCCTGGATGAAACGGATGAAACCTTATGGGATGAAGAGCAAGCCGCTGAAGCTGTGGAGAAATAA
- a CDS encoding M14 family metallopeptidase gives MISCYGDNPERIVHIADQKFRYADFCQQCGKLQNRYSVLKFASIGQSVLGKPIWCVRIGKGSRHVHVNAAVHANEWITSALLLRFLEDYAAALEDEDPKSSLASSRREAEAWYSNYTLWAVPMVNPDGVDLAQNGAVHCGSYRSRLLEWNGKSGDFTRWKANIRGVDLNDQFPAFWEVERERRGLNGPSSQDYSGPAPLSEPEAAALAVLTRGVPFEHVLSLHSQGKEIYWNYRDFEPAEAENMAERLAAAGHYRAVKLDGSDAGYKDWFIQEFRRPGFTVEVGEGVNPLPPEDFEEIYRAVHAILAEALSL, from the coding sequence ATGATATCGTGTTACGGGGACAACCCGGAGCGTATTGTCCATATTGCAGATCAGAAATTCAGATATGCCGACTTCTGCCAGCAGTGCGGAAAGCTGCAGAACCGGTATTCGGTGCTTAAATTTGCTTCCATCGGCCAAAGTGTGCTTGGCAAGCCAATCTGGTGCGTCCGGATCGGCAAAGGTTCGCGGCATGTTCATGTAAACGCGGCGGTTCATGCAAATGAATGGATAACCTCTGCCCTGCTGCTGAGATTTCTGGAGGATTACGCCGCCGCGTTGGAGGATGAGGATCCGAAATCCTCTCTGGCTTCCAGCCGCAGGGAGGCAGAAGCCTGGTACAGCAACTACACCTTATGGGCGGTGCCGATGGTTAATCCGGACGGAGTTGATCTGGCACAAAATGGGGCTGTCCACTGCGGCTCTTACCGGTCCAGGCTGTTGGAATGGAATGGCAAGTCCGGCGACTTTACTCGCTGGAAAGCCAACATTCGGGGAGTCGACCTGAACGACCAGTTTCCAGCTTTCTGGGAAGTGGAGCGCGAAAGAAGAGGGCTGAACGGTCCGTCATCTCAGGACTACAGCGGACCCGCTCCGCTTAGCGAACCGGAGGCCGCAGCTTTGGCCGTGCTGACAAGAGGGGTTCCCTTTGAACATGTGTTGTCGCTGCACAGCCAAGGCAAAGAAATTTACTGGAATTACAGGGATTTCGAGCCGGCTGAAGCCGAAAATATGGCGGAGCGTCTTGCGGCGGCAGGTCATTACCGGGCTGTAAAGCTTGACGGAAGCGACGCGGGGTACAAGGACTGGTTCATTCAGGAGTTTCGGCGTCCGGGCTTTACGGTTGAGGTAGGGGAGGGTGTGAACCCGCTGCCGCCTGAGGACTTTGAGGAGATTTACCGGGCTGTCCATGCGATTCTGGCGGAAGCTCTGTCGCTTTAA
- a CDS encoding ferric reductase-like transmembrane domain-containing protein: protein MNLIDSIHFILNTLGGWLSVWAATRAAGFTAYLLLFIAMTAGLLQGGTWAKGAKKAKLNLLHQWSGWFGILFGMTHGLILTYESYIHFDLFDILVPFGSDYEQVWSGFGTLSLYGMILLVASSDLMKKLGKKLWRTIHFLAAPTYMMALIHGIMEGSDSTRPSFTGMYAVTGLIVIGLILYRIRYASRAAKNKLNRRSARSA, encoded by the coding sequence ATGAATTTGATAGATTCCATCCACTTTATTCTGAACACCCTGGGCGGCTGGCTTTCCGTATGGGCTGCTACTCGAGCGGCCGGCTTTACCGCTTACCTCCTCTTATTTATCGCGATGACGGCAGGATTGCTGCAGGGCGGGACCTGGGCGAAAGGCGCCAAGAAAGCCAAATTGAACCTGCTCCATCAGTGGAGCGGCTGGTTCGGCATTTTGTTCGGCATGACGCATGGGCTTATTTTGACTTATGAAAGTTATATCCACTTTGACCTGTTTGACATTCTGGTTCCGTTTGGTTCGGACTACGAACAGGTCTGGAGCGGTTTCGGCACATTGTCCTTATACGGAATGATCCTGCTGGTGGCAAGTTCTGACCTGATGAAGAAGCTGGGCAAAAAGCTGTGGCGGACGATTCATTTTCTGGCTGCCCCTACTTATATGATGGCTTTGATTCACGGCATTATGGAGGGTTCAGATAGTACGCGGCCATCTTTTACGGGGATGTACGCTGTAACCGGTTTGATTGTCATCGGATTGATCTTATATCGTATTCGATATGCTTCCCGCGCAGCTAAAAACAAATTAAACCGCCGTTCCGCACGTTCGGCCTGA
- a CDS encoding LTA synthase family protein has product MNALFIKDSPADKLPPLIRKYGVYLLFLIVMVLKLWYLHAHLHARYIDMNKTDFVIAIGSLMLVSFWTLWLSVRAEIIALLILDLLLTALLYSDLVYYRYFQDFITVPVLLQAGQVGELGDSIKSLLHGSDLRFAADWIVLIVVFPIYKILRRRRLAPYRVQAAPWKTASPSPSLSSVRSYSANGSASSNRGDRKGLKGKGSKETLLRLSSGLAAFVLGLALTLGPIKSYTSTWAAGLFTGNYWSMSLYNVTGLLGFHFYDIYRFAKDHIGGDPLTAQEKEEMKQWFAAAGQSRDVRNATFGAYKGNNVIVIQTEALMNFMIGQQIGGQEVTPNLNKLQQTSLYFSNYYHQTGQGRTSDADFASNGSLHPLPSGSVATRFADHKFDVMPQILKEEDGYHAFAFHAYDSSFWNRLTMYNSMGYDRFFSKKDYQMDEPLGWSLGDKSFFKQSLGMLAEEQQPFYGFMITLTSHHPYTLPEKVQTLDVGTFKGTIFGDYLEAVHYVDEAIGELIDQMKAEGLWDNTILCIYGDHDNSVPDQADYEKFLGRSLSELDMHKIMNQVPLFIHLPDDKLAGTYTEAEGQLDLAPSLLHLLGVSTADKYMMGNNMFDGNPNHLVVLRTGAFTDGRVHYIPSPDGLFENGSCYSEESGEKVNIESCRAGSQEAQKRLQISDEVITYDLIRQFEQEKSTP; this is encoded by the coding sequence ATGAATGCTTTGTTTATAAAAGACTCACCCGCGGATAAGCTGCCGCCCCTGATCCGGAAATACGGAGTTTATCTTCTGTTCCTGATCGTCATGGTACTGAAGCTTTGGTACCTGCATGCCCATTTGCATGCTCGTTATATTGATATGAACAAGACAGACTTCGTCATCGCGATCGGCTCTCTGATGCTGGTCTCGTTCTGGACGCTCTGGCTTTCTGTCCGCGCCGAAATCATCGCCCTGCTTATTCTGGATCTGCTGCTTACCGCTCTTCTTTATTCGGATCTGGTTTATTACCGTTATTTCCAGGATTTTATTACCGTTCCCGTATTGCTGCAGGCAGGGCAGGTTGGAGAACTCGGCGACAGCATCAAATCGCTGCTGCATGGCTCGGACCTCCGGTTTGCAGCAGACTGGATCGTCCTGATTGTCGTGTTCCCCATTTACAAAATCCTTCGGCGCCGCCGCCTAGCTCCTTATCGGGTTCAAGCGGCTCCTTGGAAAACGGCTTCCCCATCCCCTTCTCTTTCTTCTGTCCGCTCTTACAGCGCTAATGGCAGCGCCAGCAGCAATCGCGGGGACAGAAAAGGACTTAAAGGAAAAGGGTCTAAAGAAACGCTGCTCCGGCTTTCTAGCGGGCTGGCCGCCTTTGTGCTGGGCCTCGCGCTTACGCTAGGGCCGATCAAGTCCTATACGAGCACCTGGGCCGCCGGACTTTTTACGGGAAACTACTGGAGCATGTCCCTGTATAATGTGACGGGCCTGCTCGGTTTCCACTTCTACGACATCTACCGGTTTGCGAAGGATCATATCGGCGGAGATCCGCTGACTGCCCAGGAGAAAGAGGAGATGAAGCAGTGGTTTGCAGCAGCCGGGCAGAGCCGCGACGTCAGAAATGCCACTTTTGGGGCATACAAGGGCAACAACGTGATCGTGATTCAGACCGAAGCGCTGATGAACTTTATGATCGGGCAGCAGATCGGCGGCCAGGAAGTGACGCCAAACCTGAACAAACTCCAGCAGACGAGCCTCTATTTCTCGAATTATTATCATCAGACAGGCCAAGGGCGGACCTCGGATGCGGATTTTGCGTCCAACGGTTCCCTTCATCCGCTGCCAAGCGGTTCAGTGGCCACCCGGTTTGCCGATCACAAGTTTGACGTCATGCCGCAAATTTTGAAGGAAGAAGATGGCTATCACGCCTTTGCGTTCCATGCTTATGACAGCAGCTTCTGGAACCGGCTGACGATGTACAATTCGATGGGGTATGATCGTTTCTTCAGCAAAAAAGACTACCAGATGGACGAGCCGCTCGGCTGGTCGCTGGGAGACAAATCATTTTTCAAGCAGTCGCTTGGGATGCTGGCTGAAGAACAACAGCCTTTCTACGGCTTTATGATTACGTTAACAAGCCATCACCCTTATACCCTGCCGGAGAAGGTGCAGACGCTGGATGTTGGCACCTTTAAGGGAACGATCTTCGGTGACTATCTGGAGGCCGTTCATTATGTTGATGAAGCGATCGGTGAACTGATTGACCAGATGAAAGCCGAAGGACTGTGGGACAATACCATTCTCTGCATTTACGGGGATCATGATAATTCTGTTCCTGACCAGGCCGATTACGAGAAATTTCTTGGCCGCAGCCTGAGCGAGCTGGACATGCACAAAATCATGAACCAGGTGCCGCTGTTTATCCATCTGCCTGACGACAAGCTAGCCGGCACTTATACGGAAGCTGAAGGGCAGCTTGATCTGGCTCCTTCCCTGCTGCATCTGCTTGGCGTCTCTACAGCTGACAAATATATGATGGGCAACAACATGTTTGACGGGAATCCAAACCACCTGGTTGTCCTGCGGACAGGAGCTTTCACCGATGGACGTGTCCACTACATTCCATCTCCGGACGGCCTGTTCGAGAACGGCTCCTGTTACAGCGAAGAAAGTGGTGAGAAAGTCAATATCGAATCGTGCAGAGCCGGCAGCCAAGAGGCTCAGAAGCGGCTGCAAATCTCCGATGAGGTGATTACTTACGACCTGATCCGCCAATTTGAACAAGAAAAAAGCACTCCTTAG
- a CDS encoding DUF1361 domain-containing protein, producing MRRTKSELHYPAKWYVVLILALVTIVCLKTLYDFQLTSGRRPYLFIFWNMFLAWLPVVFMLLIDWALQLAPGGFRRLLLAGFGLLWLGFYPNAAYLVTDLLHVFANYPVETSTRFWLEIHFWDHLLAMLLTAVLGLLLGSFSLLSIHEEVRRRFGVFLGWLFAGLMLGLGSFGIYMGRFVRWNTWDLWENPRMIRQDLLDLVNDAGQRSFAVDFCMKMFMLTAGFYLILYFISFMQAGRRE from the coding sequence ATGAGGAGAACAAAATCCGAACTCCATTATCCCGCTAAGTGGTATGTAGTTCTTATATTAGCTTTAGTCACAATAGTCTGCCTCAAAACTTTGTATGATTTCCAGCTGACCTCCGGACGCAGGCCTTATTTGTTTATATTCTGGAACATGTTTCTGGCCTGGCTCCCGGTCGTATTTATGCTGCTTATAGACTGGGCCCTTCAATTGGCGCCCGGGGGCTTTAGACGTTTACTGCTTGCGGGATTCGGCCTGCTGTGGTTAGGTTTCTACCCCAACGCCGCTTATCTGGTCACGGATCTGCTGCACGTATTTGCGAATTACCCGGTGGAGACATCCACCCGCTTCTGGCTGGAGATCCATTTCTGGGATCACCTGCTGGCGATGCTGCTGACGGCTGTGCTTGGCTTGCTGCTGGGTTCGTTTTCACTGCTGTCCATCCATGAGGAAGTCCGCCGGCGGTTTGGCGTTTTCCTTGGATGGCTGTTTGCGGGCCTTATGTTGGGACTTGGCAGCTTCGGCATTTATATGGGGCGTTTCGTGCGGTGGAACACCTGGGATTTATGGGAGAACCCGAGAATGATCCGTCAGGATTTGCTGGATTTAGTGAATGACGCTGGGCAGCGTTCCTTTGCGGTTGATTTTTGCATGAAGATGTTCATGCTGACGGCGGGCTTCTACCTGATTCTCTACTTTATCAGCTTTATGCAGGCAGGCCGGCGAGAATAG
- a CDS encoding D-2-hydroxyacid dehydrogenase — protein sequence MGTIVAVRPLEEAFRKAIQEAAPGWELIDGSDPDKLTEHLPSAEVLLGWRSDSADVLLREGTPLKWVQNWGAGVEHLPLERFKELGITLTNASGVHPYPISEHIFAMLLSLTRRVHTAIRNQASRIWALSEEGMGEAHGRTIGILGVGSIGSETARLAKAFHMTVLGLRNSDKPDEWVDRMYTPGRLNELLAECDFVVNCLPYTKDTEKIMGKTQFEAMKPGSFYINIGRGATTDTSALVEALKNGTIAGAGLDVFEEEPLSQDHPLWDLEQVILTPHNAGSSTRYNERLIGIFTDNLRLYAQGQAPGVNVVDLIRQY from the coding sequence ATGGGAACAATCGTAGCGGTCCGCCCGCTGGAGGAAGCTTTTCGCAAGGCCATTCAGGAAGCCGCTCCCGGCTGGGAGCTGATTGACGGCAGCGATCCGGATAAGCTGACTGAACATTTGCCGTCTGCGGAGGTACTGCTCGGCTGGCGAAGCGATTCGGCTGATGTGCTTCTGCGTGAGGGGACTCCCTTAAAATGGGTTCAGAACTGGGGAGCCGGCGTGGAACATCTGCCCCTGGAGCGCTTCAAGGAGCTTGGCATTACGTTAACAAATGCGAGCGGTGTGCATCCCTACCCTATATCGGAGCATATCTTTGCCATGCTGCTGTCTTTGACTCGCCGCGTCCATACGGCTATTCGCAATCAGGCAAGCCGGATCTGGGCATTATCCGAAGAGGGGATGGGCGAAGCTCATGGACGGACGATAGGCATTCTCGGAGTAGGATCGATCGGCTCGGAGACGGCCAGGCTGGCCAAAGCGTTTCATATGACCGTTTTGGGTCTGCGGAATTCGGACAAACCGGATGAATGGGTGGATCGGATGTATACGCCTGGCAGGCTGAACGAGCTGCTGGCAGAATGCGATTTCGTGGTGAACTGTCTTCCCTATACGAAGGATACGGAGAAAATCATGGGCAAAACCCAATTTGAAGCTATGAAACCCGGTTCTTTCTATATCAATATCGGCAGAGGCGCTACGACGGATACTTCGGCTTTGGTGGAGGCATTGAAGAATGGTACGATTGCCGGAGCGGGCCTGGACGTGTTTGAGGAAGAACCTCTTTCGCAGGATCATCCTCTGTGGGACTTGGAGCAGGTTATTTTGACGCCGCACAATGCGGGCAGCTCCACTCGGTACAACGAAAGGCTGATTGGGATTTTTACCGACAATTTGCGCTTGTATGCGCAAGGTCAAGCGCCAGGCGTAAACGTAGTGGATCTGATACGCCAATATTAA
- a CDS encoding HesB/IscA family protein: MSVKITRNAAKVIKRELDKEENKDKGLALKVFVTHAHGDHAHYGLDLVKPSESDQVISTDKEIDVLIDLSDPFLNGVKIDYLYFPEEGFVITNPSQGNHGDH; this comes from the coding sequence ATGAGTGTCAAAATTACCCGCAATGCGGCCAAAGTGATAAAGAGAGAACTCGATAAAGAAGAGAACAAAGACAAAGGACTTGCGCTTAAAGTATTCGTCACCCATGCTCATGGCGACCATGCGCATTACGGCCTGGATCTGGTTAAACCGTCCGAATCGGACCAAGTAATATCCACGGACAAAGAAATTGACGTCCTGATCGATCTTAGCGATCCTTTCCTGAACGGCGTGAAGATTGACTACCTTTATTTCCCTGAAGAAGGTTTTGTCATCACCAACCCGTCTCAAGGCAACCACGGCGATCACTGA
- a CDS encoding histidine phosphatase family protein has translation MTQVGLIRHGSTLWNKTGRVQGLTDNPLDEDGRREAQLLGKWLSGQQWDRIYASDLVRARETAEIIAAELGISKIEIDPRLREMNAGQIEGTTEEERLSKWGHGWKELELGLEAPDLGMERGAACITEIADRHKGESILIVSHGVLLYHSLRKLVPGLSNRMDLGNTAFTVLAREGGVWSCSLYNGNKHLNEF, from the coding sequence ATGACGCAGGTGGGTCTGATCCGACACGGCAGCACGTTATGGAATAAAACAGGCAGGGTACAGGGCTTAACCGACAACCCTCTGGACGAAGACGGAAGAAGGGAAGCTCAGTTGCTTGGCAAGTGGCTCAGCGGCCAACAATGGGACCGGATTTATGCCAGCGATTTGGTTCGTGCCCGGGAAACCGCTGAGATCATTGCAGCAGAGCTGGGAATCAGCAAAATTGAAATCGATCCTCGTCTGCGGGAAATGAACGCCGGGCAAATTGAAGGAACAACCGAAGAGGAGCGTCTCAGCAAGTGGGGACACGGCTGGAAGGAGCTGGAGCTTGGGCTGGAAGCGCCGGATCTGGGCATGGAACGCGGGGCAGCCTGCATTACCGAAATCGCGGATCGGCATAAAGGAGAAAGTATTCTGATCGTCAGTCACGGTGTGCTGCTGTACCATAGTCTCCGAAAGCTAGTTCCGGGCTTGTCGAACAGAATGGACCTCGGCAACACAGCTTTTACCGTTTTAGCCCGTGAAGGCGGCGTTTGGAGTTGCAGCTTGTATAACGGGAATAAACATTTGAATGAGTTCTGA
- a CDS encoding FAD:protein FMN transferase: MLHSFSAMNTSFFTFGLTEQGQREAESWFAFVEKNLSRFLTNSELSRLNRADGKPFPASPLLFHTVSQAVYYYNYTEGLFHPFLGQALKSRGYDKSFECLSPSGSSNPDEVLSSENSAMMTIPSGSASAQPQLHPQLRIIQLPSGWTADLGGIAKGWSAEEFARMQRQRGQTKGVIDAGGDIMVWGSWNQSCPIMVAHPFEPDRNLLKLYIRETTGIATSSRLKRRWKDGNGNEQHHLTDPRTFASGTSDLVQVTVLHASLTAAEVAAKCLLLLGSEHGPSWLKRHFPLAHALMVKEDGVVVLEGDRENWENYNVEYPHV; the protein is encoded by the coding sequence ATGCTGCATTCTTTTTCGGCTATGAACACCTCGTTTTTCACCTTTGGTTTGACGGAGCAGGGGCAGCGTGAAGCTGAATCCTGGTTTGCTTTTGTGGAAAAAAATTTAAGTCGGTTCTTGACGAACAGTGAACTGTCGCGTCTCAACCGGGCTGACGGCAAGCCTTTTCCAGCATCGCCCCTGCTGTTTCACACCGTCTCGCAGGCCGTCTATTATTATAACTACACTGAGGGTTTATTCCATCCCTTTCTGGGACAGGCGCTGAAGAGTCGGGGGTATGATAAAAGCTTTGAATGTCTTTCCCCCAGTGGATCATCTAATCCCGACGAGGTTCTGTCTTCTGAGAATTCCGCAATGATGACTATTCCATCCGGCTCGGCTTCCGCTCAGCCCCAACTTCATCCACAGCTCCGCATCATTCAGCTTCCCTCCGGTTGGACGGCCGATTTGGGCGGCATCGCCAAGGGCTGGAGCGCGGAGGAGTTTGCACGTATGCAAAGACAGAGAGGGCAGACCAAAGGTGTCATTGATGCCGGTGGGGACATCATGGTTTGGGGAAGCTGGAATCAGTCCTGTCCAATTATGGTAGCCCACCCATTTGAACCGGACAGAAATCTGCTGAAGCTGTACATTCGCGAAACGACGGGGATTGCTACAAGCAGCCGGCTGAAACGCCGGTGGAAGGACGGGAACGGGAACGAACAGCATCACCTCACCGACCCGCGGACTTTTGCTTCAGGCACCTCCGATCTTGTGCAGGTTACGGTCTTGCATGCTTCGCTTACGGCAGCTGAAGTTGCAGCAAAATGCCTGCTGCTTCTCGGATCGGAGCATGGGCCGAGTTGGCTGAAACGGCATTTTCCATTGGCGCATGCGCTGATGGTCAAGGAAGATGGAGTGGTTGTTCTCGAAGGCGATCGCGAGAATTGGGAGAACTACAACGTTGAATATCCCCATGTATGA
- a CDS encoding DUF86 domain-containing protein, which produces MYYVNREQIDLRLKVLPEIIEVLGSSEPTSGEDLLHRYAKERALHLALEVVTDVGSYLIDGFIMRDASSYEDIIDIIHDEKVIGDELVAVLKELVRLRKPLVQEYYGPLTERGIHTSQLTSVLEQFAVKVQDYLDHELAL; this is translated from the coding sequence ATGTACTATGTCAACCGCGAACAAATCGATTTGAGGCTGAAGGTACTGCCGGAGATCATCGAGGTACTCGGCAGTTCGGAACCAACGTCCGGCGAGGATTTGCTTCATCGTTATGCGAAAGAACGGGCTTTGCATCTGGCGCTTGAGGTTGTTACGGATGTGGGCAGCTATTTAATTGATGGTTTTATTATGCGCGATGCCAGCAGTTATGAAGATATTATCGACATCATTCATGATGAGAAGGTGATCGGGGATGAGCTTGTTGCGGTATTAAAGGAACTTGTCCGTCTCCGCAAGCCTTTGGTCCAGGAATATTACGGCCCGCTGACTGAACGCGGGATCCATACGTCTCAGCTCACCTCCGTACTGGAGCAGTTTGCGGTAAAGGTTCAGGACTATCTGGACCATGAACTTGCCCTTTAA
- the racE gene encoding glutamate racemase — protein MFVHQAIAILDSGVGGLTVVKEVMRQLPREKIIYFGDTARAPYGPRTPEQVRLFTEQIVDFLIQFNPKMVVIACNTATAAALDFISEKLTIPVIGVIHPGARAAISATKTGRVGVIGTVGTIQSGAYTVALKELSPYIEVVSEACPELVPLVEQGEFETLHTREVVRRSLSGIKQYDMDCLILGCTHYPFLRKAISEVMGPGVKLISSADETAREISTVLYQKGQLARGVEAPVHQFFCSGDAMMFEQIAKEWLVEEIQLTPIVWHVGRMAEDVG, from the coding sequence ATGTTCGTGCATCAAGCCATCGCAATATTGGATTCAGGAGTGGGTGGTCTAACGGTTGTCAAAGAGGTGATGCGCCAGCTGCCCCGGGAAAAAATTATTTATTTTGGAGATACGGCCAGAGCTCCTTATGGACCACGTACTCCCGAACAGGTCCGCTTGTTTACGGAACAAATTGTAGATTTTCTGATTCAGTTCAATCCTAAAATGGTTGTAATCGCCTGCAATACGGCTACGGCAGCGGCGCTTGACTTCATCTCGGAGAAGCTGACGATTCCGGTCATCGGCGTCATTCATCCGGGGGCAAGGGCGGCTATTAGCGCTACTAAAACGGGACGCGTCGGCGTAATTGGAACGGTCGGAACGATACAGAGCGGAGCTTATACCGTTGCCCTGAAGGAACTGTCCCCTTATATTGAGGTGGTCAGCGAAGCCTGCCCGGAACTGGTTCCACTTGTCGAGCAGGGAGAATTTGAGACGCTGCACACCAGAGAGGTCGTTCGCAGATCCTTGTCAGGGATCAAGCAGTATGACATGGACTGCCTGATATTGGGCTGTACGCATTACCCTTTCCTCCGCAAGGCTATCAGTGAAGTAATGGGTCCGGGAGTGAAGCTGATCAGCTCGGCGGACGAAACTGCGAGGGAGATCAGCACAGTGCTGTACCAGAAGGGACAACTGGCCCGCGGAGTGGAAGCTCCAGTACACCAGTTCTTCTGCAGCGGCGATGCAATGATGTTCGAGCAGATCGCCAAGGAATGGCTGGTCGAAGAAATCCAGCTGACGCCGATTGTCTGGCATGTCGGACGAATGGCGGAAGATGTAGGGTAG